Proteins found in one Corynebacterium sanguinis genomic segment:
- a CDS encoding ABC transporter ATP-binding protein, with the protein MIEFRNVSKTYDGNALPAVADFSFTVGTGTTTCFVGPSGCGKTTLLRMVNRMVEPDSGTVLVRGADVADSDPVTLRRSIGYVMQHSGLMPHRTVLDNVADIAKLSGAGKGEAKRRAADMLELVNLGSSLFGRYPAELSGGQAQRVGVARGMVTRPDILIMDEPFGAVDPVVRRSLQREVLALKDTVATTVLMVTHDIDEAFLLGDEVVILGQHARIEQAGTPEKIVAHPANEAVREFIGAENWHVRTVQRDGETLVVDATGKVRGVLK; encoded by the coding sequence ATGATCGAGTTCCGCAACGTGTCAAAGACCTACGACGGCAACGCCCTCCCTGCCGTCGCCGACTTCAGCTTCACCGTGGGCACGGGAACAACCACCTGCTTCGTGGGGCCCTCGGGGTGCGGCAAGACAACACTGCTGCGCATGGTCAACCGCATGGTCGAACCCGACTCGGGGACAGTGCTTGTCCGTGGAGCGGATGTGGCCGATTCCGACCCAGTCACGCTGAGACGCAGCATCGGGTATGTGATGCAGCACTCCGGCCTGATGCCCCACCGCACGGTACTGGATAACGTCGCCGACATCGCGAAGTTGTCCGGGGCAGGCAAGGGCGAGGCGAAGCGGCGCGCCGCGGACATGCTTGAGCTGGTCAACCTCGGCTCGTCCCTGTTCGGCCGCTACCCGGCGGAACTCTCCGGGGGCCAGGCCCAGCGCGTCGGCGTGGCCCGTGGCATGGTGACGCGTCCGGACATCCTCATCATGGACGAGCCTTTCGGCGCGGTTGATCCCGTGGTCCGCCGCAGCCTGCAACGCGAAGTGCTTGCGCTGAAGGACACTGTGGCCACGACCGTGCTCATGGTCACCCACGACATCGACGAAGCCTTCCTGCTTGGTGACGAAGTCGTGATCCTCGGCCAGCACGCCCGTATCGAACAAGCGGGAACCCCGGAAAAAATCGTCGCGCACCCGGCCAATGAGGCGGTGCGCGAGTTCATCGGGGCGGAGAACTGGCACGTGCGTACCGTCCAGCGCGACGGGGAGACCCTGGTGGTGGACGCGACCGGCAAGGTGCGGGGGGTTCTGAAATGA
- a CDS encoding ABC transporter permease: protein MNWTWLGSNAGRIGSLAIDHLLLALPAIFAAFFIAVPIGWLAHRAGRVRETLVVATSLIYVVPSLAMFVLLPLVLGTSVLSPLNVVVAMTLYGIALMVRSATDSFGSVPADVRQSAIATGYSPLRRILRVELPLAGPGLLAGVRVVAASTISLVSVGALIGVQSLGTLFTEGFQRSFPTQIIAGLIGTILLAVLVDALLVAFGRVTMPWTRKAGLK from the coding sequence ATGAATTGGACGTGGCTCGGATCCAACGCAGGGCGCATCGGGTCTCTCGCGATCGACCACCTGCTGCTGGCGCTACCCGCGATCTTCGCGGCGTTTTTCATCGCGGTGCCGATCGGTTGGCTCGCGCATCGCGCCGGCCGCGTACGCGAAACCCTCGTCGTGGCCACGAGCCTGATTTACGTCGTGCCCTCGCTGGCCATGTTTGTCCTGTTGCCGCTTGTGCTGGGCACCTCGGTGCTCTCACCGCTCAACGTCGTTGTCGCCATGACCCTCTACGGCATTGCGCTGATGGTGCGCTCGGCGACCGACTCCTTCGGCTCCGTGCCCGCGGATGTGCGCCAATCGGCGATCGCGACCGGGTACTCCCCGCTGAGGCGGATTCTCCGAGTGGAGCTTCCCCTCGCAGGCCCGGGGTTGCTCGCCGGCGTGCGCGTCGTGGCGGCTTCAACGATCAGCCTTGTTTCGGTCGGCGCCCTCATCGGTGTCCAGTCGCTGGGCACGCTGTTCACGGAGGGGTTTCAACGGTCCTTCCCCACTCAGATCATCGCGGGGCTTATCGGGACGATTCTCCTCGCCGTGCTTGTCGACGCACTCCTCGTCGCGTTCGGCAGAGTCACCATGCCGTGGACACGTAAGGCGGGTCTGAAGTGA
- a CDS encoding ABC transporter permease, which translates to MTRENWGGDTGFAVRLLEHVGYSALAVFLALLVAAPVGIAIGHSRRGANTVLSIAGALRALPALGLLTWLAISLPRGATLPLIPATIVLVMLAIAPLLAGFVAGFDSVSRQVVHSARAAGYSEAQILTRVELPLAAPVIIGGLRSCVVQVIATATVVSFIGLGGLGRYLIDGLAVQDYPRMVAGALLVTALALVTDLTLAGVQRFLAPRSH; encoded by the coding sequence GTGACTCGTGAGAATTGGGGTGGGGACACCGGATTTGCCGTCCGTCTCCTCGAGCACGTGGGGTACTCTGCTCTCGCCGTTTTTCTGGCGCTGTTAGTTGCGGCGCCAGTGGGGATCGCGATCGGTCACTCCCGGCGCGGCGCGAACACCGTGCTTTCCATTGCCGGCGCCTTGCGTGCGCTGCCCGCCCTGGGGTTGCTGACATGGTTGGCCATTTCGCTTCCGCGGGGCGCAACGCTGCCGCTGATTCCGGCGACGATCGTCCTCGTGATGCTGGCCATCGCTCCCCTCCTCGCCGGGTTTGTCGCCGGATTCGATTCCGTTTCGCGTCAGGTCGTGCACTCCGCCAGAGCAGCGGGTTACAGCGAGGCCCAGATCCTGACCCGAGTTGAGCTCCCGTTGGCGGCACCCGTCATCATCGGCGGGTTGCGCTCCTGCGTTGTACAGGTCATCGCGACGGCGACGGTGGTTTCATTTATCGGCCTCGGAGGATTGGGGCGCTACCTCATCGACGGGCTCGCCGTGCAGGACTACCCGCGCATGGTTGCGGGAGCACTGCTGGTCACAGCCTTGGCACTGGTAACCGACCTGACCCTCGCGGGGGTGCAACGCTTCCTGGCTCCGCGATCGCATTAA
- a CDS encoding ABC transporter substrate-binding protein: protein MKLTAAAGAIVVATLTLTACGSDDPFAVSGEAGTVVIGTANFPESEIIGQIWAEALRQEGFDVDVNSGIGSREVYLGALQEGSINVVPEYSGNLTQFYGGTPADEAALAEALPDDLEAGDFSPAESKDAYRVTRQLADERGLGTIADLDKLDQITIAAPPEFAERPYGPAGLSDVYGIDAAKISVNPISDGGGPLTVQALVEGAANVGNIFTTSPALLSNGEEADVVILEDPENLIPPQNVVPVIKAGSLPDGALDVINSVNAQLTTEDLVEMNLRNVGPERAEPSAIAQDFVSSLS from the coding sequence ATGAAACTCACTGCAGCCGCGGGCGCAATTGTCGTCGCCACCTTGACCCTCACCGCGTGCGGTTCCGACGATCCGTTCGCCGTCAGCGGTGAGGCGGGCACCGTTGTCATTGGAACCGCGAACTTCCCTGAATCCGAGATCATCGGCCAGATCTGGGCCGAGGCGCTGCGCCAGGAAGGTTTCGACGTCGACGTCAACTCCGGCATCGGTTCCCGCGAGGTGTACCTCGGGGCACTGCAGGAAGGCAGCATCAATGTCGTCCCGGAGTACTCGGGCAATCTCACCCAGTTCTACGGCGGCACCCCCGCCGATGAAGCGGCGCTCGCCGAGGCCTTACCGGATGACCTGGAAGCCGGGGATTTCAGCCCGGCCGAGTCCAAGGACGCCTACCGCGTTACCCGGCAGCTCGCGGATGAACGAGGCTTGGGAACCATCGCCGATTTAGACAAGCTCGACCAGATCACCATCGCAGCGCCGCCGGAGTTCGCCGAGCGGCCGTACGGCCCCGCAGGCCTGAGCGATGTCTACGGAATCGATGCCGCCAAAATCAGCGTCAACCCGATCTCGGACGGTGGCGGCCCGCTGACCGTTCAGGCCCTCGTCGAAGGTGCCGCTAACGTTGGCAACATCTTCACAACCTCCCCCGCTCTGCTGAGCAACGGGGAGGAAGCCGACGTGGTCATTCTCGAAGATCCGGAGAACCTCATCCCCCCGCAGAACGTCGTTCCGGTGATCAAGGCGGGCTCACTGCCCGACGGCGCCCTCGACGTGATTAACTCGGTAAACGCGCAGCTGACCACTGAGGACCTCGTTGAGATGAACCTGCGCAATGTCGGCCCGGAGCGTGCTGAACCGAGCGCCATCGCGCAGGATTTCGTCTCTAGCTTGAGCTAG
- a CDS encoding cytochrome P450 — protein MTSNQNPRVSGDRTIQFLTDGYLLPSNLRKTAGLEPESMCPVTTKLLGQDATIVRGSAGIDLFYDEDVMQREGAMPPVIGDALVGKGAVHNLDGEEHKVRKAQMAAMAYEDERVAEFAPLVAEEVERAVAGWEGAQGNVFEDLSLAFGRAAFRWAGIDLPAENTDELVGRMITLLDNFGTATGTPRAFWQRRQLDNWAEALITDVREGRITARPDCVLEHMAQLTDASGERVDARTAGIELQNLTRPTVAVGFFASFAAVALAENPQWRTRINESETGREAFAFAQEVRRFYPFVPMFPAKATKDTEFEGCPIHQGQRVILDFVGTLHSAEEWDNPASFDPERFMAYETQSEAETIKPFIPQGGADVRTGHRCPGEKIAVTALSAAVEALARPEVRISAEAIDTNYSMTEILARPKSGVRVTVASSS, from the coding sequence ATGACGTCCAACCAGAACCCACGAGTCTCAGGCGACCGCACCATCCAATTCCTCACAGACGGCTACCTTCTTCCCTCGAACCTCCGCAAAACGGCGGGCCTCGAACCCGAATCCATGTGCCCCGTAACCACAAAACTCCTCGGACAGGACGCGACCATCGTGCGCGGTTCTGCCGGCATCGACTTGTTCTACGACGAGGATGTCATGCAGCGCGAAGGTGCCATGCCGCCCGTCATCGGCGATGCCCTCGTGGGCAAAGGCGCGGTGCACAATCTCGACGGCGAGGAGCACAAGGTGCGTAAAGCACAGATGGCGGCGATGGCTTACGAAGACGAGCGGGTCGCCGAGTTCGCGCCGCTGGTCGCGGAGGAAGTGGAGCGAGCAGTCGCTGGCTGGGAAGGCGCCCAGGGCAACGTTTTCGAGGATCTTTCCCTCGCGTTCGGTCGTGCTGCCTTCCGCTGGGCGGGCATCGATCTGCCCGCAGAAAACACCGACGAGTTAGTCGGCCGCATGATCACGCTGCTTGACAACTTCGGCACCGCCACCGGAACCCCCAGAGCATTTTGGCAGCGCCGCCAGCTCGACAACTGGGCCGAAGCGCTGATCACCGATGTCCGTGAAGGCAGGATTACCGCCCGCCCGGACTGCGTGCTCGAACACATGGCACAACTCACCGACGCCAGCGGCGAGCGTGTCGACGCCCGCACCGCCGGCATCGAGCTGCAAAACCTCACGCGCCCCACGGTCGCCGTCGGCTTCTTCGCCTCTTTCGCCGCCGTTGCGCTCGCGGAGAACCCTCAGTGGCGCACCCGCATCAACGAGTCCGAAACCGGCCGTGAAGCTTTCGCATTCGCCCAGGAAGTTCGCCGTTTCTACCCGTTCGTGCCAATGTTTCCAGCCAAGGCGACCAAAGACACGGAATTCGAGGGCTGCCCCATCCATCAGGGGCAGCGCGTCATTCTCGACTTCGTCGGCACCCTCCACTCGGCCGAGGAGTGGGATAACCCGGCGAGCTTTGATCCGGAGCGTTTCATGGCGTACGAAACCCAGTCCGAGGCGGAGACAATCAAGCCGTTCATCCCGCAGGGCGGTGCTGACGTGCGCACTGGGCATCGTTGCCCGGGGGAGAAGATCGCGGTGACGGCTCTGTCCGCAGCTGTCGAAGCTCTCGCGCGACCGGAGGTCCGTATCTCGGCGGAGGCGATCGACACCAACTACTCCATGACCGAGATCCTCGCCCGACCGAAGTCGGGCGTGCGCGTGACAGTCGCTAGCTCAAGCTAG
- a CDS encoding glycosyltransferase family 2 protein, whose product MPAPRIGLVIPCLNDADLLAPCLDSVSRQREPFDCVIVVDNGSTDNTADVARSYGAVVVSEPRRGVTWASHAGYSEAAARGLDVIVRIDADVRVSPTFSLQWKNAWEEAASNPNKDVVGMTGAARFDLPGWRGRLLSALYLRAYRYSVGSALGHTPFFGTNCTLSAAWWLDVRDAIDPSDTFSHDDIQMSFAVRAHETVLFRPEITLLTDPRPLRGARQLARRFSRGMHSMRQGFKNSPPQRRLCERV is encoded by the coding sequence GTGCCCGCTCCCCGTATCGGCCTCGTCATCCCCTGTCTCAATGACGCGGACCTGCTCGCCCCCTGCCTAGACAGCGTGTCGCGCCAGCGCGAACCCTTCGACTGCGTCATCGTGGTTGATAACGGATCGACGGATAACACAGCAGATGTGGCGCGTTCCTATGGCGCGGTCGTCGTTTCCGAACCCCGCCGAGGCGTGACGTGGGCTTCCCACGCGGGCTACAGCGAGGCGGCGGCGCGGGGCCTCGATGTCATCGTGCGTATCGACGCCGACGTGCGCGTCTCGCCAACCTTCAGCCTGCAATGGAAAAACGCATGGGAGGAGGCAGCCAGCAACCCGAACAAGGACGTTGTCGGCATGACCGGCGCCGCACGCTTCGACCTCCCAGGGTGGCGCGGCCGGCTCCTCAGCGCCCTGTATCTGCGTGCGTACCGTTACAGCGTGGGCTCCGCGCTCGGACACACGCCGTTTTTCGGCACGAACTGCACCCTGTCCGCCGCCTGGTGGCTCGACGTGCGCGACGCCATTGACCCGAGCGACACCTTTTCCCACGATGACATCCAGATGTCTTTCGCGGTGCGCGCCCACGAAACGGTTCTGTTCCGTCCGGAGATCACGCTGCTGACTGACCCCCGCCCGCTGCGCGGCGCCCGCCAGCTCGCCCGACGCTTCTCGCGCGGGATGCACTCGATGCGCCAAGGATTCAAGAACTCCCCGCCGCAGCGTCGACTGTGTGAGCGCGTATAA
- a CDS encoding phytoene/squalene synthase family protein yields the protein MESSRTLSRYDLMCDRVAAQVIAQYSTSFSLATRFLAPRVRTDVRNLYAMVRIADEIVDGAAGADAAQLLDAYETQVLAAPAARFHTDPVLHAWANSARRCDFSAEHVTAFFASMRRDLNQSTYDPADFDAYVYGSAEVIGLMCVAAFVADEPVTDAQRAELDEGACALGAAFQKVNFLRDLAEDRDDLGRTYFPLLRGRGIDDAVKAELVDDIRADLARARRAIPLIPSSARGAVAAAEALFSELNERIDATPAATLATTRVSVPRHRKMYVTARAVRRTRD from the coding sequence ATGGAGTCGTCCCGTACCTTGTCCCGCTACGACCTGATGTGCGATCGCGTCGCCGCCCAGGTCATTGCCCAGTACTCAACAAGTTTTTCGCTCGCCACGCGGTTTCTCGCCCCACGCGTGCGCACTGACGTGCGCAACCTCTACGCGATGGTGCGCATCGCCGACGAAATTGTCGACGGGGCCGCCGGAGCGGACGCGGCACAGCTTCTCGACGCCTACGAAACGCAGGTTCTCGCCGCACCAGCGGCACGCTTCCATACCGATCCGGTACTCCACGCCTGGGCCAATAGCGCTCGCCGGTGCGATTTTTCCGCGGAGCATGTCACGGCCTTCTTCGCCTCCATGCGCCGCGACCTGAACCAATCCACCTACGACCCGGCCGACTTCGACGCCTACGTCTACGGCTCCGCCGAGGTCATCGGGCTGATGTGCGTGGCCGCGTTCGTGGCCGACGAGCCCGTCACCGACGCGCAGCGCGCCGAGTTGGATGAGGGCGCCTGCGCGCTGGGCGCGGCGTTTCAGAAGGTAAATTTCCTGCGCGATCTCGCCGAGGACCGGGACGACCTTGGCCGCACCTACTTCCCCCTGCTGCGCGGCCGCGGAATCGACGACGCGGTCAAGGCCGAGCTTGTCGACGACATCCGCGCCGACCTCGCACGTGCCCGCCGCGCCATCCCGCTCATCCCCTCCTCGGCGCGCGGGGCCGTCGCCGCCGCGGAAGCGCTGTTTAGCGAGCTCAACGAGCGCATCGACGCCACCCCGGCCGCGACCCTGGCCACCACGCGCGTGTCCGTCCCGCGCCACCGCAAGATGTACGTCACCGCCCGCGCCGTAAGGAGAACCCGTGACTAA
- the crtI gene encoding phytoene desaturase family protein: MTKHTAIVIGAGVAGLATAALLGREGYDVSVVERLDSCGGRSGEETVEGYRFDTGPSWYLMPDAFDHFFGLFGKRTEDLLDLVELTPAYRLFPENAEPVDVISGREEAIALFDALSPGAGPALGDYLDSARDTYEMAVERFLYTTFSSLRPFFSRRLADLARLLTVPLDKYVAARFHDTRLRQILTYPAVFLSSHPARTPSMYHLMSHTDLVQGVKYPQGGFAAVVDALEALARDNGVSIRLNSDVTAISYDGSRATGVRLASGETIEADIVVSAADLHFTETRLLPPGKRTYPEKWFGSRDPGLGTVLLMLGTDVKLPQLAHHNLLFSEHWDDDFDAVFDGPVATRPLNSSRSIYVSMPSATDPSTAPPGGENLFVLVPVPAASEFGHGDMYNDRASAAVDAIADAAIEQIAAWCDIPDLRNHIRVRRTLGPSDFAQRYHAWSGGSIGPAHTLRQSAFLRGKNVSAKLDNLYYAGATTVPGVGVPMCLISAENVIKRLRGDRSPGPLPEEF, translated from the coding sequence GTGACTAAACACACCGCTATCGTTATCGGGGCTGGCGTCGCCGGCCTCGCCACCGCCGCCCTGCTCGGCCGCGAGGGCTACGACGTCAGCGTCGTCGAGCGCCTCGACTCCTGCGGCGGTCGTTCGGGCGAAGAGACCGTCGAGGGCTACCGCTTCGACACCGGCCCGTCCTGGTACCTGATGCCCGACGCCTTCGACCACTTCTTCGGCCTGTTTGGCAAGCGCACCGAAGACCTGCTCGATCTGGTCGAGCTGACCCCGGCCTACCGCCTGTTCCCGGAAAACGCCGAACCCGTCGATGTCATCTCGGGCCGCGAGGAGGCCATCGCGCTTTTCGACGCCCTCTCGCCCGGCGCCGGCCCCGCCCTGGGCGACTACCTGGATTCTGCCCGCGACACCTACGAGATGGCGGTCGAGCGCTTCCTGTACACCACGTTTAGCTCTTTGCGCCCGTTTTTCTCGCGCCGGCTCGCCGACCTCGCCCGCTTGCTGACGGTTCCGCTGGACAAGTACGTCGCCGCGCGCTTTCACGACACGCGCCTGCGCCAGATCCTGACGTATCCGGCAGTGTTCCTTTCCTCGCACCCGGCGCGCACCCCGTCGATGTACCACCTGATGAGCCACACGGATTTGGTCCAGGGGGTGAAGTACCCGCAGGGCGGGTTCGCCGCCGTGGTCGATGCGCTTGAAGCCCTCGCCCGCGACAACGGCGTCTCAATCCGTCTGAACTCCGATGTCACCGCTATCTCCTACGATGGCTCGCGCGCTACCGGTGTTCGCCTAGCCAGCGGCGAGACCATCGAGGCCGACATCGTCGTCTCCGCCGCGGACCTGCACTTTACTGAGACGCGCCTGCTGCCGCCGGGCAAGCGCACCTACCCGGAAAAGTGGTTCGGTTCTCGTGATCCGGGCCTGGGTACGGTGCTCCTCATGCTGGGCACCGACGTGAAACTGCCTCAGCTGGCCCACCACAACCTCCTTTTCAGCGAGCACTGGGATGACGACTTCGACGCGGTGTTTGACGGGCCCGTCGCCACGCGGCCGTTGAACTCCTCGCGCTCGATTTATGTCTCCATGCCTTCTGCGACGGACCCTTCTACTGCCCCGCCGGGTGGCGAGAACCTGTTCGTCCTCGTGCCCGTGCCCGCCGCTTCGGAGTTCGGCCACGGCGACATGTACAACGACCGCGCCTCCGCTGCCGTCGATGCGATTGCCGACGCCGCGATCGAGCAGATCGCCGCATGGTGCGACATCCCCGACCTGCGCAATCACATTCGCGTCCGCCGGACCCTCGGCCCGAGCGACTTCGCGCAGCGCTACCACGCCTGGTCGGGCGGCTCGATCGGCCCGGCGCACACCCTGCGCCAGTCCGCGTTCCTGCGCGGTAAGAACGTCTCCGCCAAGCTGGACAACCTCTACTACGCGGGCGCAACAACCGTGCCGGGCGTCGGCGTGCCGATGTGCCTGATCTCGGCCGAGAACGTGATCAAGCGCCTGCGCGGCGATCGCTCCCCCGGACCCCTGCCGGAGGAGTTTTAA
- a CDS encoding lycopene cyclase domain-containing protein produces MAFAYLTFLLLSIVCMVLCDWRFTLAFFADARRAALLSAAVVALFLLWDALGIATGTFFRGDSPFMTGVELAPEMPLEEPIFLFFLTYLTLNVTSGARKVVGP; encoded by the coding sequence ATGGCCTTCGCGTACCTGACGTTTCTGCTGCTCAGCATCGTCTGCATGGTGCTGTGCGACTGGCGGTTCACGCTCGCGTTCTTCGCCGACGCCCGCCGCGCCGCGCTGCTGTCGGCCGCGGTGGTCGCGCTGTTTCTGCTGTGGGACGCGCTCGGCATCGCCACCGGCACCTTCTTCCGCGGTGACTCCCCGTTCATGACCGGCGTCGAGCTCGCGCCCGAAATGCCCCTTGAGGAGCCGATCTTTTTGTTCTTCCTGACCTACCTCACGCTGAACGTGACCTCCGGCGCGCGAAAGGTGGTTGGCCCGTGA
- a CDS encoding lycopene cyclase domain-containing protein: MTYLLISLPFLLGAAVLWVGSRHAYASQFKVTAIVAAVLLTLTIVFDNLMVAAGLVEYDGANNLGIYLGLIPVEDLFYTVFVCLVVTALWPGKAS, translated from the coding sequence GTGACGTACCTGTTGATCAGCCTCCCGTTTCTGCTGGGGGCAGCGGTGCTGTGGGTGGGGAGTCGTCACGCGTATGCCTCCCAGTTCAAGGTGACCGCGATCGTGGCTGCGGTGCTGCTGACGCTGACGATCGTGTTTGACAACCTCATGGTCGCCGCAGGCCTGGTGGAGTACGACGGCGCGAACAACCTCGGCATTTACCTAGGCCTCATCCCCGTCGAGGACCTGTTCTACACCGTGTTCGTCTGCCTCGTGGTCACCGCGCTGTGGCCGGGGAAGGCCTCATGA
- a CDS encoding prenyltransferase, translating to MIRAILAASRPISWVNTAVPFALAYLLDTSRFDWLLLVGFVFFLIPYNIAMYGINDVFDYESDIRNPRKGGIEGAVLPKSLHRPLLIAAGVTTLPFALVLYAAGTWASALWLTVALFAVYVYSAPPFRFKEIPVLDSVTSSAHFTVPALVGATIADPAVSHGFWLAAAAFFLWGMASHALGAVQDVVADREGGLSSIATGLGARLTTRLACGGYAIAALLCFALPFPGWVVGVLGFGYAANALRFANVTDETSADVNRAWRVFLWLNFATGGVITMAVLFFLFPPSA from the coding sequence ATGATCCGCGCCATCCTCGCCGCATCGCGGCCGATTAGCTGGGTCAATACCGCGGTGCCCTTTGCCCTGGCCTACCTGCTGGACACCAGCCGCTTCGACTGGCTCCTGCTCGTCGGCTTCGTGTTCTTCCTCATCCCGTACAACATCGCGATGTACGGCATCAACGACGTCTTCGATTACGAGTCCGACATCCGCAACCCGCGCAAGGGCGGGATCGAGGGCGCGGTGCTGCCGAAAAGCCTGCACCGCCCGTTACTCATCGCAGCGGGCGTGACGACGCTCCCCTTCGCGCTCGTCCTCTACGCCGCAGGCACCTGGGCCTCAGCGCTCTGGCTCACGGTCGCGCTCTTCGCGGTCTACGTCTACTCGGCCCCGCCGTTTCGGTTCAAGGAAATTCCCGTCCTCGACTCGGTGACGTCCTCGGCCCACTTCACGGTGCCGGCGCTGGTCGGCGCCACGATCGCCGACCCCGCGGTTTCCCATGGGTTTTGGCTGGCTGCGGCCGCGTTCTTCCTGTGGGGTATGGCGAGCCACGCGCTTGGCGCCGTCCAGGACGTCGTCGCCGATCGCGAGGGGGGCCTGAGCTCGATTGCGACGGGGCTCGGTGCACGGCTAACCACTCGGCTTGCCTGCGGCGGGTACGCCATCGCTGCCCTGCTGTGCTTCGCCCTGCCCTTCCCAGGTTGGGTGGTGGGTGTGCTCGGGTTCGGCTACGCCGCGAACGCGCTGCGTTTTGCCAACGTCACCGACGAGACATCGGCCGATGTGAACCGGGCGTGGCGGGTGTTTCTGTGGCTGAACTTCGCCACCGGCGGTGTGATCACCATGGCCGTGCTCTTTTTCCTGTTTCCGCCCTCGGCATAG
- a CDS encoding lipase family protein: MRTQTIALTLCAALACAPVAQASPIYDSGLVVPAPHGAAGTLLATTPLDPNVGLGSAAAQYRFAYTTTNQHDAPAVSTGAIFVPRGTPPAGGWPVIAWAHGTVGLGSECAPSLNPRSPRDAEYLNRWLDEGYAIVASDYTGLGSPGFHSYLNGAVAAANVADSVAAAHQLPEIGLSPQWSVVGQSQGGGVALHVAHRATRLSEELGLDYRGAVATGAPAYIENLIIAGGPTFPPVALPAGLTTYALYIVAALNEAYPELDIDSALTDEGRALVAEASTGCYAKVAETSRGVNLSRAFNRPLRDIPGFEQAAREFMSTPVAGYDKPVFLGHGLHDIDVPSPIGVMLGAEMWLRQFDSNAQVVVRFYPTDHSGTVNASTVDSVPFLRSLNQS, from the coding sequence ATGCGTACCCAGACTATTGCCCTCACCCTGTGCGCCGCCCTCGCGTGCGCGCCCGTTGCCCAGGCCTCGCCGATCTACGATTCGGGCCTGGTCGTCCCCGCACCCCATGGCGCTGCCGGGACGCTGCTCGCGACCACCCCGCTTGACCCGAATGTGGGGCTGGGCAGCGCGGCGGCGCAGTATCGGTTCGCCTACACCACCACCAACCAGCACGATGCGCCCGCTGTGTCCACTGGGGCAATCTTCGTGCCCCGCGGTACGCCACCGGCTGGTGGCTGGCCCGTGATCGCGTGGGCGCACGGCACCGTGGGGCTGGGCAGCGAGTGCGCCCCGAGCCTCAACCCCCGCTCGCCCCGCGACGCGGAGTACCTGAACCGCTGGTTGGACGAGGGATACGCGATCGTCGCCTCGGACTACACCGGGCTTGGATCGCCGGGGTTCCACAGCTACCTCAATGGTGCGGTCGCCGCAGCCAACGTCGCCGACTCGGTCGCTGCTGCCCATCAGCTGCCGGAGATCGGGCTGTCGCCCCAGTGGTCGGTGGTTGGGCAGTCTCAGGGCGGGGGCGTTGCGCTACACGTCGCGCACCGCGCCACGCGGCTTAGCGAGGAGCTCGGCTTGGATTACCGCGGGGCGGTGGCCACGGGCGCGCCCGCCTACATCGAGAACCTGATCATCGCCGGCGGGCCGACGTTCCCTCCTGTTGCGCTGCCAGCCGGGTTGACCACGTACGCGCTCTACATTGTCGCCGCGCTCAACGAGGCCTACCCGGAGCTCGATATCGACTCAGCGCTCACCGACGAGGGTCGCGCGTTGGTCGCGGAGGCCTCCACGGGCTGCTACGCCAAGGTCGCCGAGACGTCGCGCGGGGTGAACCTCTCCCGCGCGTTCAACCGCCCGTTGCGCGATATCCCCGGATTCGAGCAGGCCGCGCGGGAGTTCATGTCCACGCCGGTTGCCGGTTACGATAAGCCTGTGTTTTTGGGCCATGGGCTTCACGACATCGACGTCCCCTCTCCGATCGGTGTGATGCTGGGTGCGGAAATGTGGCTGCGCCAGTTCGATTCCAACGCCCAGGTGGTCGTGCGCTTCTACCCCACCGATCACAGTGGGACGGTCAACGCGTCCACGGTGGATTCTGTTCCTTTCCTTCGGTCTCTTAACCAGAGTTAG